A window of the Lolium perenne isolate Kyuss_39 chromosome 7, Kyuss_2.0, whole genome shotgun sequence genome harbors these coding sequences:
- the LOC127301095 gene encoding uncharacterized protein: MACLAISLQPVNGPDILLQTRSWFPVSRALAAVSAFRLARLHLARGKQQQQPASLDAIGDDPLAAGSGQLVVGVESQYRVVYRLVNSIYVLGVTTAADHASPAVHAFAVADAVNQAVDVVVAACRGIDVTPEKVHRKYPEVYLALDLVLHGVGSVRLTQILATIHGDNLARMVNSSPDAEARARGADSWPTVEHLAQDRHAARDAFNGASFELPMETLAAGDEFSASSLAPTAAAATGDEAPPEDAPPIEKDPFAASDMISKPEEALVGGFKKNKETALVVADPAAALAGLEVTTLPPAEATKPTRIGVEGFEGDYGGIEFGNDEASLAEAFEGFNAPFGGGLDASEFVTTTKKDHKDKTITGLELLEMNSAQARNAAAGSPLENLLVTKSAEMTVPELCIVEEINAEFKESILARVGLKGTLFLRTLPPKKAAGRDTEFSFRLEGTSGMKRAALQSTVLSSLENGLFHVKTPSKEEPIPIMKYSFLPKHSPLPLRIRLVKRHSGTLLSLMIHYASNPMLPQPLSNVTFIVKLPVDPTLLTVSPKAVLNRAERELRWHISDIPLKGPAGRLRARMPVDQDSKDGELEVVGMVKFAYQGPFTLSGIKLCPAVNSTSQFNEVGHTFSSGSYRCI; this comes from the coding sequence atgGCGTGCCTCGCGATCTCTCTGCAGCCGGTCAACGGCCCCGACATCCTCCTCCAGACGCGCTCCTGGTTCCCGGTCTCCCGCGCCCTCGCCGCCGTCTCCGCCTTCCGCCTCGCGCGCCTCCACCTCGCCCGcggcaagcagcagcagcagcccgcCTCCCTCGACGCCATTGGCGACGACCCGCTGGCCGCCGGGTCGGGGCAGCTCGTGGTGGGCGTGGAGTCGCAGTACCGCGTCGTCTACCGCCTCGTCAACTCCATCTACGTGCTCGGCGTCACCACCGCCGCCGACCACGCGTCCCCCGCCGTGCACGCGTTCGCCGTCGCCGACGCCGTCAACCAGGCCGTCGACGTCGTCGTCGCCGCCTGCCGCGGCATCGACGTCACCCCCGAGAAGGTGCACCGCAAGTACCCGGAGGTCTACCTCGCCCTCGACCTCGTCCTCCACGGCGTCGGCTCCGTGCGCCTCACCCAGATCCTCGCCACCATCCACGGCGACAACCTCGCTCGCATGGTCAACTCCTCCCCCGACGCCGAGGCCCGCGCCCGCGGTGCTGATTCCTGGCCCACCGTAGAGCACCTCGCCCAGGACCGCCATGCCGCTCGTGACGCCTTCAACGGCGCTTCCTTCGAGCTCCCCATGGAGACCCTCGCTGCCGGTGACGAGTTCTCTGCTTCCAGCCTTGCGCCTACAGCTGCTGCCGCTACTGGGGACGAGGCACCGCCTGAGGACGCGCCTCCCATTGAGAAGGACCCCTTTGCAGCTAGCGACATGATTAGCAAGCCAGAGGAGGCACTGGTCGGTGGGTTCAAGAAGAACAAAGAGACTGCCCTTGTGGTTGCTGATCCCGCTGCTGCACTTGCTGGGCTGGAGGTCACCACTTTGCCGCCAGCTGAGGCCACTAAGCCCACACGTATTGGGGTCGAGGGATTTGAGGGCGACTACGGTGGAATTGAGTTTGGTAACGACGAAGCTTCCCTGGCTGAGGCATTTGAAGGGTTCAATGCGCCATTCGGGGGTGGGCTAGATGCTTCCGAGTTTGTTACCACAACCAAGAAGGATCACAAGGACAAGACCATCACTGGTCTTGAGCTGCTAGAAATGAATAGTGCGCAGGCACGGAATGCTGCTGCTGGTTCGCCGCTTGAGAACCTATTGGTGACCAAGAGCGCAGAGATGACCGTTCCTGAGTTGTGCATCGTGGAGGAGATCAATGCAGAATTCAAGGAGTCTATTCTTGCACGGGTTGGTTTGAAAGGTACACTATTTCTGCGGACGTTACCACCAAAGAAGGCAGCTGGGAGGGACACAGAGTTCTCATTCCGGCTTGAGGGTACTTCTGGAATGAAGAGGGCCGCCTTGCAGAGTACCGTGTTGAGTAGCCTCGAGAATGGCCTGTTCCATGTGAAGACACCATCAAAGGAGGAGCCCATCCCCATCATGAAATACAGCTTCCTTCCCAAGCACTCACCTCTCCCTTTGAGGATTCGCCTTGTAAAGCGCCATAGTGGAACATTACTCTCACTGATGATACATTATGCGTCGAACCCAATGTTGCCACAGCCGCTGAGCAATGTTACATTTATTGTTAAGCTTCCTGTGGATCCGACTCTGCTTACTGTTTCGCCCAAAGCTGTGTTGAACCGGGCAGAGAGGGAGCTCAGGTGGCACATCTCAGACATCCCTCTGAAAGGTCCTGCTGGACGGTTGAGAGCACGGATGCCTGTAGATCAAGACTCCAAGGATGGTGAACTAGAGGTTGTTGGAATGGTCAAGTTTGCTTACCAAGGGCCCTTCACATTGTCTGGCATCAAACTCTGTCCAGCCGTCAATAGCACTTCCCAGTTTAACGAAGTTGGCCACACCTTCTCCAGTGGGAGCTACCGCTGCATCTGA